AAAGATAACCGAATATAATATTTTTTTTCAATTGACTTGATATATCAAGTCAATAATTTTACACCTTTTCTTGAATTTGTGCGAATGAATGGTGTCCGCAACGAAGAACTGTCCAAAAGATTTGGTGAAAGATTCCGGGAACTGCGTGAGGCAACAGGCCTGAGTACACGCGAATTTGCTGATACCGCCGGCATTGCCTACTCCCAGGTATGGACCATTGAATCCGGAAAAGGCAATCCAACTTTAAGTACACTGGAAGCGATAGCCAAAGCTCTCGGCACTGATACATCCACACTTTTGAAGGATTTATAGATATGGTATTTCGCTTATGCGTGATGCCTGTACGACTGTTCCCACCTGTTTCCGCTTCATTTCCCGCGGCTTTTGCCTATCTTTGCGCAGCCTGACAAAAAACAGGCGTCATTGACATACTTTTAAGACGAATCGATCAACCAC
This sequence is a window from Chitinophaga varians. Protein-coding genes within it:
- a CDS encoding helix-turn-helix domain-containing protein, encoding MNGVRNEELSKRFGERFRELREATGLSTREFADTAGIAYSQVWTIESGKGNPTLSTLEAIAKALGTDTSTLLKDL